A section of the Phacochoerus africanus isolate WHEZ1 chromosome 4, ROS_Pafr_v1, whole genome shotgun sequence genome encodes:
- the MARK2 gene encoding serine/threonine-protein kinase MARK2 isoform X3 has product MLRGRNSATSADEQPHIGNYRLLKTIGKGNFAKVKLARHILTGKEVAVKIIDKTQLNSSSLQKLFREVRIMKVLNHPNIVKLFEVIETEKTLYLVMEYASGGEVFDYLVAHGRMKEKEARAKFRQIVSAVQYCHQKFIVHRDLKAENLLLDADMNIKIADFGFSNEFTFGNKLDTFCGSPPYAAPELFQGKKYDGPEVDVWSLGVILYTLVSGSLPFDGQNLKELRERVLRGKYRIPFYMSTDCENLLKKFLILNPSKRGTLEQIMKDRWMNVGHEDDELKPYVEPLPDYKDPRRTELMVSMGYTREEIQDSLVGQRYNEVMATYLLLGYKSSELEGDTITLKPRPSADLTNSGAPSPSHKVQRSVSANPKQRRFSDQAGPAIPTSNSYSKKTQSNNAENKRPEEDRESGRKAGSTARVPASPLPGLERKKTTPTPSTNSVLSTSTNRSRNSPLLERASLGQASIQNGKDSLTMPGSRASTASASAAVSAARPRQHQKSMSASVHPNKATGLPPTDSNCEVPRPSTAPQRVPVASPSAHNISSSGGAPDRTNFPRGVSSRSTFHAGQLRQVRDQQNLPYGVTPASPSGNSQGRRGASGSIFSKFTSKFVRRNLSFRFARRNLNEPESKDRVETLRPHVVGSGGNDKDKEEFREAKPRSLRFTWSMKTTSSMEPNEMMREIRKVLDANSCQSELHEKYMLLCMHGTPGHENFVQWEMEVCKLPRLSLNGVRFKRISGTSMAFKNIASKIANELKL; this is encoded by the exons CTGTTCCGTGAAGTAAGAATAATGAAGGTTTTGAATCATCCCAACATAG TTAAGTTATTTGAAGTGATCGAGACTGAAAAAACGCTCTACCTTGTCATGGAGTATGCTAGTGGAG GAGAGGTGTTTGATTACCTAGTGGCTCATGGcaggatgaaagagaaagaggcccGAGCCAAATTCCGCCAG ATAGTGTCTGCTGTGCAGTACTGTCACCAGAAGTTTATTGTTCATAGAGACTTAAAG GCAGAAAACCTGCTCTTGGATGCTGATATGAACATCAAGATTGCAGACTTTGGCTTCAGCAACGAATTCACCTTTGGGAACAAGCTGGATACCTTCTGTGGCAGTCCCCCTTATGCTGCTCCAGAGCTCTTTCAGGGCAAAAAATACGATGGACCTGAGGTGGATGTGTGGAGCCTGGGAGTTATCCTCTATACACTGGTCAGCGGATCCCTGCCTTTTGATGGACAGAACCTCAAG GAGCTCCGGGAGCGGGTACTGAGGGGGAAATACCGTATTCCGTTCTACATGTCCACAGACTGTGAAAACCTGCTTAAGAAATTTCTCATTCTCAATCCCAGCAAGAGAGGCACTTTAGAG CAAATCATGAAAGATCGATGGATGAATGTGGGTCACGAAGATGATGAATTAAAGCCTTACGTGGAGCCGCTCCCTGACTACAAGGACCCCAGGCGGACAG AGTTGATGGTGTCCATGGGTTACACACGGGAAGAGATCCAGGACTCGCTGGTGGGCCAGAGGTACAATGAGGTGATGGCCACCTACCTGCTCCTGGGCTACAAGAGCTCTGAG CTGGAAGGTGACACCATTACCTTGAAGCCCCGGCCTTCAGCTGATCTGACCAATAGCGgtgccccttccccctcccacaaGGTACAGCGCAGCGTCTCAGCCAACCCCAAACAGCGGCGCTTTAGCGACCAGG CTGGTCCTGCCATCCCCACTTCCAATTCCTACTCTAAGAAGACGCAGAGTAACAACGCAGAAAACAAGCGGCCTGAGGAAGACCGGGAGTCGGGGCGGAAGGCGGGCAGCACGGCCAGAGTGCCCGCCAGCCCCCTGCCTGGCCTGGAGAGGAAGaagaccacccccaccccctccacg AACAGCGTCCTCTCCACCAGCACAAATCGAAGTAGGAATTCCCCACTTTTGGAGAGGGCCAGCCTTGGCCAGGCCTCCATCCAGAATGGCAAAGACAG CCTAACCATGCCAGGGTCCCGGGCCTCCACGGCTTCTGCTTCCGCCGCAGTCTCTGCGGCCCGGCCCCGCCAGCACCAGAAGTCCATGTCGGCCTCCGTGCACCCCAACAAGGCCACTGGGCTGCCCCCCACGGACAGTAACTGTGAGGTGCCGCGGCCCAG CACAGCCCCCCAGCGTGTCCCTGTCGCCTCCCCCTCCGCCCACAACATCAGCAGCAGTGGTGGAGCCCCAGACCGAACTAATTTTCCCCGGGGTGTGTCCAGTCGAAGCACCTTCCACGCTGGGCAGCTCCGGCAGGTGCGGGACCAGCAGAATTTGCCCTACGGTGTgaccccagcctctccctctggCAACAGCCAGGGCCGGCGGGGGGCCTCGGGGAGCATCTTCAGCAAATTCACCTCCAAGTTTGTACGCAG aaatcTGTCTTTCAGGTTTGCCAGAAG gaacctgaaTGAACCTGAAAGCAAAGACCGAGTGGAGACGCTCAG ACCTCACGTGGTGGGCAGCGGCGGCAACGACAAAGACAAGGAGGAGTTTCGGGAGGCCAAGCCCCGCTCACTACGCTTCACGTGGAGCATGAAGACCACGAGCTCCATGGAGCCCAACGAGATGATGCGGGAGATCCGCAAGGTGCTGGACGCAAACAGCTGCCAGAGCGAGCTGCACGAGAAGTACATGCTGCTGTGCATGCACGGCACGCCGGGCCACGAGAACTTCGTGCAGTGGGAGATGGAGGTGTGCAAACTGCCTCGGCTCTCTCTCAATGGTGTTCGATTTAAGCGGATATCGGGCACCTCCATGGCCTTCAAAAACATTGCCTCCAAAATAGCCAACGAGCTTAAGCTTTAA